In Leptospira bouyouniensis, the sequence ATGAGTTTGCCACCCAAATTCCGATATCCGAAGTTGCGCCAATTACTAATGAATGTTCCATGATTTAATTATTTTTCCTTCGACCATTTTTTGATCATATAAACCAAATCTTGCATTAGGAGTGGTTTTGTCATAAAATCATCCATCCCAGATTTTAGGCATTTTTCTTTATCTTCTTCCATGACATTTGCTGTGAGCGCAATGATAATTGGTTGTTTTATCAGATTTTTATTTTTTCTGATTCTTTGTGTCACTTGAATACCGTCGATGTCGGGCATTTGCACATCTAATAAAATAAAATTTGGCTCTTCTTTTTCTACAACCTTTAGAGTTTGGTTTCCATTTTCTGCGATTAGGGCAGGATAACCTAATTTTTTAAGGAACATTTTAGAAACTTTTATGTTGATTGGATCATCATCTGCTATCAATATTTTTGTCGGAAATGATTCTGCCAAATTTTTTTCCCACTCATCGGATCTTAATATCCTTTGGTTCGGAAATTCATTGTTAGTTGCAATTTCGTTGATTGTTTTTGTGATTGGAATTTCTACGATAAAGACAGAACCTTTTCCAAGTTCTGATGAAACTGAAATGGTGCCAGACATTTCTTCTACAATTTTTTTGGTGATCGTAAGTCCAAGACCAGTCCCATTTGTTTTTTCAGATAAATGAGAGTGCACTTGCATAAATGGCTGGAAAAGGTCTTTTATATTTTCTGCAGGAATCCCTATACCTGTATCACTTACCTCAATGATGAGTTTACTATTTATCGTATCAATAGGTTCATGTGCCACAATCAGAGAGATAGTTCCGTATTCAGTGAATTTGACTGCATTCCCCAAAAGATTTGAAAGTATCTGAGTGAATCTTCTTGCATCAGTGATGATATTGGTTGGTATATTCTGTTTTGTTACTAACTCTATTTTCACATGATTCGTATCAATTTTTGTTCGGAACAATTGAACAATATCACTTAAAAATTTATTTAATTCAATTGGTTCTTGCCTTAATTCAAATTTCCCAGATTCGAGTTTAGTTAAATCTAATATATCATTGATTAGAAGTAATAAATTTTCTCCACTAAATTGGATTAAGTTTAAATATTCTTTTTGTTCTTCTGTTAAATTTGTTTGCCCAAACATTTGGGTCATACCTAAAATTCCATTCAAAGGTGTTCGAATTTCATGACTCATCGTTGATAAAAATGCAGTTTTAAATTTTACCTCAGCGAGAGCTCTTTCCTTTTCTTGCCTAAGTTTTTCTTTGTTTTTGAAATTTTGAATCATACGATCTGCAATGAAAAATGCCTGAGACAATCCAAAAACTAAGAACCCATATTGTGCTAAATAAGCCGTTCCTTTTTTGGCAAATTCAGTTAGGATATCGAGTGAAAAAAGTAACATTGTTGAAATAAGGGAAAATAGAAAGAATTTTGCCCCTGGTTTAGAAACCAATACTCCATTTATGATTGGAATCATGAGTGTAAAAATCCCAACTAAAGAAAGTATTAAATGGTATGATTGGATTTGAGAATAAATATTTGTTGGAAATGGCATTCCGAATAACAAAATTAATGCGGCTATGTAATTGGCTCTATATATGAATTTGTATTTTTTTTCAGGGTGTATCTCCTGTACATACCTGACAAAGGCGAGGTATAATAATGTAAACGTAATCCCATTGATCCGAACCATTAATTCATATAAACCCATGGGTAGGTAATTGTAAATCAGACGAGTTTCACCTATACTAATTAGGCGAATGGAAGAAAGGAAACATACAAAAGAAAAATATAGATGTGTTTTTTCATCCCGCCAAAAAAGAAATAAAACAAAATGAAAAAAGGCAAGTGTGCCAAGCGATGCTAAAACTAAAATGTCGCGACTGGTTGCCTCAAAAAAAGACTTGTTGATTCCATTATGTGTTCCTATTAAATAAGGCGTAGCGACCCCACACACGTGATAATGAAAACATGAGATTTGCAAATTGATGTCGATAGTTCCATCTAAAATTGATGGAAGGGAAACGGTTTGGATACTGATATTTGGAATTTCTGAGTTTGTATCTGTCCCAATTTTTCCAGATTCATAAATTACCTCATCCCCAATTAGAATTTTAAATGCATTTCTCGTCACACCATTCTGAAGGTATAAAAACTTTGTTTTCGGATTTACCAAAATTTTGATTTGCAGTGTTGCATATCCATTAGGATAAGAAGACTTAAAATTATTAGTCCAATTTCCGGGAATGTTTGTATAAGTGTTACTTTGAGTATCTTTAATTTCGAATTGTTGCCATTTAATTTTCCACTCTCCATTCAATGGAACATTTCCATTTTTATCAAAATCCCAATCTCTTAAATCAATGACTCCAGAAACTACATTTGGAGGAATTGGATTTTGATTTGAAAAACATCCCAC encodes:
- a CDS encoding ATP-binding protein gives rise to the protein MIEPLILRALIPFLTFCLVGCFSNQNPIPPNVVSGVIDLRDWDFDKNGNVPLNGEWKIKWQQFEIKDTQSNTYTNIPGNWTNNFKSSYPNGYATLQIKILVNPKTKFLYLQNGVTRNAFKILIGDEVIYESGKIGTDTNSEIPNISIQTVSLPSILDGTIDINLQISCFHYHVCGVATPYLIGTHNGINKSFFEATSRDILVLASLGTLAFFHFVLFLFWRDEKTHLYFSFVCFLSSIRLISIGETRLIYNYLPMGLYELMVRINGITFTLLYLAFVRYVQEIHPEKKYKFIYRANYIAALILLFGMPFPTNIYSQIQSYHLILSLVGIFTLMIPIINGVLVSKPGAKFFLFSLISTMLLFSLDILTEFAKKGTAYLAQYGFLVFGLSQAFFIADRMIQNFKNKEKLRQEKERALAEVKFKTAFLSTMSHEIRTPLNGILGMTQMFGQTNLTEEQKEYLNLIQFSGENLLLLINDILDLTKLESGKFELRQEPIELNKFLSDIVQLFRTKIDTNHVKIELVTKQNIPTNIITDARRFTQILSNLLGNAVKFTEYGTISLIVAHEPIDTINSKLIIEVSDTGIGIPAENIKDLFQPFMQVHSHLSEKTNGTGLGLTITKKIVEEMSGTISVSSELGKGSVFIVEIPITKTINEIATNNEFPNQRILRSDEWEKNLAESFPTKILIADDDPINIKVSKMFLKKLGYPALIAENGNQTLKVVEKEEPNFILLDVQMPDIDGIQVTQRIRKNKNLIKQPIIIALTANVMEEDKEKCLKSGMDDFMTKPLLMQDLVYMIKKWSKEK